The nucleotide sequence TATATGGTCTGATACTCGCAATTCTAAAGATTGGCATTCGGCACTGCGATTAAATTTATTGAAAATAAATTACCAAGGATATCAATCTTGCATTTTATTGGTAATATACCTCAGTCGCTCTCTCAACCAGCATCAGGCCATGTTTCAAACTATCCGCCCAATTTTACTTTTCATTTTTTTCATCTTTTCCGTTACCGCTAGCGTTGCGAATCCTTTAGATATAAATAAACGCTTAGGTTTAAACCAACCTCAAACCGAGCATCTGACTTTAGAAGATAAATTGGCCCATCTAGAACGCAGCACAAATGAACTTGCCGAAATAGAAAAAAACTATCTAGATTTAATCAGTAACTATCAAACCCACAAGCTGAATATCGAACATCAACTGCAATCAGCTCAAGCACCGTTAACTTGGTCAAAAAACCAAGGGCTAACTCAACAAGCTTCATTTGCTTATTTAAGGTTGTCAGAATTAAAAGAGATAGAAGCTGAGCTTAACTTAAAGATAACGGCTCTCATCAAAGAGCATAATCAACTTCCAAGTAAAATTACAACTGCAAGAAAAACCCTCTTAGCCCATAATAAAAATAAACCACAAGCGATAGGAAGCACTGAAGACAAGTTACTTACCGCACAAAGACAGCTCTATACTCAAAGCCTTTCGACACTCGAAGCTGAACTTGCGAGCAGCCAAAAGCGTATAAACCTCAATCAGCAACAGATGCAATTGGTAAGAAAACAGTTATCTCAGCAAGAGAGCTTAATTGAATCACTTAATGGAGAGATAGCACTCCAGCGCCAGCACAAAACAGACTCAACCATAGCCAAGAGCATTATTGAAACCTCTAACGAGCAAAATCCACTGACCCAAGAGCTGAGTCAGAAAAATCGTGATTATGTCGAAGAGTTGAAAAACGTAATCCAACGCACCAATGAAACGGTTAAACAACAAGAAAATGCTGAAAACCTCTATCAACAACAAGCTAAACAGTTGGCTAATATCCAACAACAAATCAGTTGGATTAAACTAAGCTCCGCCTTTGGTGAGCGTTTTTTACAAATACTGCAGTCACTCCCCTCTCCTCCGGATCAAGAGAAATTACAGACAAAAATTGCTCATAGCAGATTAATTAAATATCAATTAGAACAAGATCAAACATTAAATAACCAACAGCTTTTATCGACAGGATCATTTACTGAACTGCAAAATAAATTGCTTAACTCGCAACATGAACTTTTAATTCAATTGCTACAAGGATACGAACTATACCTCAGTGAACTTGCCGATCTTCGTGTTATATATGAGCAAGTTACCCAACAAAACCTTACCATTAAGAGCACTCTCAATGAACATCTGTTCTGGGTTCCTAATGCAAACTCAATCGGTAAATTATGGTTCACGGATATCATTCAGAGTACACAATGGATCATCAATCAAAAGCCATTGACTAAAGTCTCTGAATCTATAAGTGTACAAAGTGAACTCTGGTCATGGTGGCTTATCCTCTTAATTATCTGTTTGATAGCTCAAGATACCTTGACACCAAAGTTTGACAAAAGCATGGCTCAAGATGTCAGTCTGGTTGGTAATGTAACTCAAGACAGCTTCTTCTATACCTTAAGAGCACTCGTTAACACTTTCATGTACAGCACCATTATGCCTTCTCCGATCATACTCGCCGGGGTAATAATGTTAGAATCAGATCAGAATATCGTTTCAGCAATCGGTATGGGACTGCTCTCAATTGGCTTAGTGTATCTTTTATATCGTTTGACTTACTTACTAGCACTAAAAAATGGTTTATTAATTGGTCATTTCAAAGGTAATAAAGAGATGATTCGTGAGGGCCAACTTAAGCTGAAAAACTTTACTATTATTGCTATTCCCTTCTTCGGAATCATGGGATTTACTGAGGTAATAAATGATTCAGTGCTAAGGAATAGCATCGGGAGGGGGGCATTTATCTTCTTCAGCATCTTGCTGTTTATGTTTTATAAAGAGATTCTTTCACTGTCTAAGGTCGAACGTCATACCCACCAAGATGGTAAAAATAAGAAGCTACTACAGCGGCTTCTATGGGCCATTCTTTTGATCGTCCCACCTGTTTGTTCAGTGTTAGCATTTAGAGGCTATTACTACACGGCATTCCAGATGTTACTGCAGTTACAGATATCTTTATTACTCTCTCTCGGCTTTATGTTGCTTTACCAACTGACAAAACGTTGGATGTTAATTGAACGCCGACGCATAGCCTTTGATCGTGCTAAAACCCGCCGAGCCGAAATACTCACTCAACGGGAGAGAGGCGAAGAGACACAAAGCAATAATGATTCTTTGGACACCTACGAAGAGCCTCAGGTCGATTTAGAGACCATTTCTAGCCAATCCCTTGGCCTCATTCGTTCACTGCTCACTTTAGCCTTCCTGATGAGCCTGATTGGCTTATGGACCCAAACCCATACTGCATTGTTCTCATTACTCGATGGAGTCACCTTATGGACTAGTAATACGATGGTGAATGGGATCGAGCAACCCATACCTATCACACTAAAATCCTTACTGTTGAGCCTGATTATTGTTGGATTCTCACTCATGATAGCCACTAATTTGCCCGGTTTAATCGAGTTGACTATTCTACAAAGGTTAGATCTGACCCATGGTACTGGCTTTGCTATCACCACCGTCAGCCGTTATCTGGTGGTCTTTTTTGGTATTTTGAGCGGTTTCTCTACATTAGGTATGGAGTGGTCAAAACTGCAATGGCTTATCGCCGCACTTTCTCTGGGGCTAGGTTTTGGTCTACAGGAGATCTTTGCCAACTTTATTTCAGGCCTAATTATACTGTTTGAAAAACCGGTACGTATTGGTGACACCGTCACGATCAGGGATCTCACAGGTACAGTGAGTAAGATTCAAATTCGTGCCACTACCATTATCGATTGGGATAGAAAAGAGATCATTATTCCCAATAAAGCATTTATAACCGAACAACTGATTAATTGGTCTCTTTCTGATCCAATCACCCGAGTCATTGTCTATGTGTCAGTTGCACGGGATTCAGATCCGGTTCGTGTTGAATCAGTATTATATCAAGCAGTTAAAGAATGTGATGAGGCTTTAGCGATCCCAGAGCCCGAAGTGTGGTTTGCAGGATTTGGCAAACACACCCAAGATTACGAAGTCAGAGCTTACGCCAAAGATATGAATACTCGCTGGCCATTGCGCCATAAGTTACATAAAGAGATAAGCAAAAAATTACGTGAAAATAATCTTGAACTAGCCTTCCCACAACTGGAAGTTCATATTAACAGCACACAGAATAAAGATACTCAAGGACTCATTAGAACTTAATGATTATTTTTGCACACAGAGGAGCGAGTGGCTACGTCCCTGAAAACACTTTAGCCGCAATGAAAAAAGCCATTGAATTAGGTGCAAGAGCTATTGAGCTTGATATTCATAATGTTGAAGGTGAACTGTATGTTTATCACGATAGAAGATTGGATCATAAAAGCAGTGGGAAAGGATTAATTGATCAAGTTTCTAGAAAGTACTTAGACACTATTTCTGTTGAACAAGAGCCCATTCCAACTCTATGGGAAGTCATGTCTTACCTCAGTCAATACGACTGCATTGTTAATATAGAGCTAAAAGGCATGACGTGTTTATCTCCTTTTATAACACTTTATCCTCGTCTCTTAGAAAAACTTAATTTTAGCATTGAACAACTCCTAATCTCATCATTTCATCATGGATTTCTTCAACTATTTCGTCAGTCATTTCCGCAAGCATACATAGCCCCTTTAATCGAAGGCGTACAACTTAATAACACCTATACTGCATTATGCTTAAATGCTTACTCTATCCACCTAAGCATCAGTTTTATCAATCAAGAGCTTGTAGACGAGGTCCACGCAGAGGGATTCAAAGTATTTGTCTATACTGTCGATCATATTGATGATATTAAAATGTTATCAAACATGGGCGTCGATGGTATATTTACTAATTATCCTGATAGAGCATCCAAATTTCTAGAGGAGAGATATATTCTCACCTAAACTTTAATTAGGTAAAGTTAGATTTGGCGATTTTTCTGCGCCCAACTACCTATTAGCAAAAAAATCACGATCACAAACCATAACAGCCAAGGAGCAGGCAGATTAGCCATGTTCTTAGCAAGTAATGGGCTGACGGTCACGATCAGCAGGCCGTAACCAAATGCATTAACCATAACAAAAGTAAATGTACGCAATACAAAAGAACGACCGAGTAATTTACGTCTAAGGAAACGATTAACACCAGCCCCGAAGGCCACAAGAAAACAAGCTATAATTGCAGTAGCAATCTCATTCAACCAAGGATAGAGCAAACTACCAAGTTGATGAAATATTGAAATAATTTGTTGCATATTCAGGTCTATTAATAATAAATATAGCTAAGAATAAGCGGAGAAAGTATGAGACACAAGTTACTATTACTAACCAGTAAAAATGAACGTTACCGGGAGCTACTCGCATCTTGTCATCTTCCCGAGATCATTTTACTTGGTGATGAACCTAGTAGCATTTTAGAAGCCAATATTTGGCTGGCAGAACCAGCACTAGCTGCACCTTTGCTGCCTCATGCGAATAGTTTAACCTGGATGCAGTCGACAATGGCTGGGGTAGATGCCTTAGTCAAACCTCGTCAACGTAAAGATTATCAATTAACGAATGTTAGAGGCATTTTTGGTCCTCTTATGAGTGAATACTTGTTTGGCTATTTGCTTGCACATCAACGTGAACACTTAAAATATAAAAGCCAACAAGCAGAAAAACTTTGGCTTCCTGGTAACTTTAAAACCTTACAGGGACAAAACCTTCTACTTTTAGGCACTGGAAATATAGCAAAACATCTTGCCCAAACAGCTAAGCATTTTGGTATGAATGTCACAGGAATTAATCGTGAAGCCAAACCCACTAAAGGATTTGATAAGGTAGATACACTAGCCAATATCTCTCAGCACTTAACACAAGCTGATGCTGTAGCAAGTATCTTACCGAGTACCTCACGGACAAGAGGAGCACTCAATGCAAAACTCCTCTCCCAGATGAAGCCTGAAGCCATATTTTTTAACTTGGGACGAGGTGATGTACTCGATATTGACGCACTCTACATGCAGTTGGTTGAAAACAGCAATCAACATGCAATATTAGATGTCTTCAACCAAGAGCCTTTACCAAAAGAGCATCCTATATGGACACTAGAAAATGTAATCATTACGCCACATATCGCAGCTCCTAGTTTTCCTGAACAGGTCGTAGAAATATTTTCAAATAACTACCATAAGTTGCTACAGGGCGAACAGTTGTCACACGCAGTAAATTTTGCTCGAGGATATTGATAGCAAATGATTAGTCCCGTAAAATAGAAAAATCTCTTGCGATAATTTTTGGCTCATCACTTCAATCTGCATATTGTCTAGGATTCTCTCTAGTCACACTTCCTTAATAAAGCCAACATAACAATATATACCCAACTCTCTATGCCAATTGGTATAAGAGATAAGGGAAGCTTAGCCTCCCTTATCTCTACCGTCATATTCAGACATTAATTTTATAAAGTTTGTTTCTGACTTCGCTTAAGAAATTGCTGTACTAATGTTTTCTGAGAATTAATATTGGTAACTACAACATGATTTAATTCCACCATCTCATTACCTAAATTATTGGATGAAGTATTAAGTTTAGAGATATTCACCATGCTACGATTAACCTCGTTAGAGACACTTGACTGCTCCTCAACAGCACTCGCAATATGATGAGTCATATCTGAAATAGAGACTATCGCCTCTTTAATCGTTCTCAATGCATTACCGGCCTGGGCAGCTTGATCTACACACTGTGTGGCTGAATCCGCGCCTTGATGCATACTCTGTACAGCCTTTGCCGTTCCTTGTTGCAGCAGGTTAATCATATTCTGAATTTCAGTTGTTGAATCATGAGTTCGCTTA is from Shewanella sp. MTB7 and encodes:
- a CDS encoding mechanosensitive ion channel domain-containing protein, with product MFQTIRPILLFIFFIFSVTASVANPLDINKRLGLNQPQTEHLTLEDKLAHLERSTNELAEIEKNYLDLISNYQTHKLNIEHQLQSAQAPLTWSKNQGLTQQASFAYLRLSELKEIEAELNLKITALIKEHNQLPSKITTARKTLLAHNKNKPQAIGSTEDKLLTAQRQLYTQSLSTLEAELASSQKRINLNQQQMQLVRKQLSQQESLIESLNGEIALQRQHKTDSTIAKSIIETSNEQNPLTQELSQKNRDYVEELKNVIQRTNETVKQQENAENLYQQQAKQLANIQQQISWIKLSSAFGERFLQILQSLPSPPDQEKLQTKIAHSRLIKYQLEQDQTLNNQQLLSTGSFTELQNKLLNSQHELLIQLLQGYELYLSELADLRVIYEQVTQQNLTIKSTLNEHLFWVPNANSIGKLWFTDIIQSTQWIINQKPLTKVSESISVQSELWSWWLILLIICLIAQDTLTPKFDKSMAQDVSLVGNVTQDSFFYTLRALVNTFMYSTIMPSPIILAGVIMLESDQNIVSAIGMGLLSIGLVYLLYRLTYLLALKNGLLIGHFKGNKEMIREGQLKLKNFTIIAIPFFGIMGFTEVINDSVLRNSIGRGAFIFFSILLFMFYKEILSLSKVERHTHQDGKNKKLLQRLLWAILLIVPPVCSVLAFRGYYYTAFQMLLQLQISLLLSLGFMLLYQLTKRWMLIERRRIAFDRAKTRRAEILTQRERGEETQSNNDSLDTYEEPQVDLETISSQSLGLIRSLLTLAFLMSLIGLWTQTHTALFSLLDGVTLWTSNTMVNGIEQPIPITLKSLLLSLIIVGFSLMIATNLPGLIELTILQRLDLTHGTGFAITTVSRYLVVFFGILSGFSTLGMEWSKLQWLIAALSLGLGFGLQEIFANFISGLIILFEKPVRIGDTVTIRDLTGTVSKIQIRATTIIDWDRKEIIIPNKAFITEQLINWSLSDPITRVIVYVSVARDSDPVRVESVLYQAVKECDEALAIPEPEVWFAGFGKHTQDYEVRAYAKDMNTRWPLRHKLHKEISKKLRENNLELAFPQLEVHINSTQNKDTQGLIRT
- a CDS encoding glycerophosphodiester phosphodiesterase; amino-acid sequence: MIIFAHRGASGYVPENTLAAMKKAIELGARAIELDIHNVEGELYVYHDRRLDHKSSGKGLIDQVSRKYLDTISVEQEPIPTLWEVMSYLSQYDCIVNIELKGMTCLSPFITLYPRLLEKLNFSIEQLLISSFHHGFLQLFRQSFPQAYIAPLIEGVQLNNTYTALCLNAYSIHLSISFINQELVDEVHAEGFKVFVYTVDHIDDIKMLSNMGVDGIFTNYPDRASKFLEERYILT
- a CDS encoding DUF3392 domain-containing protein — encoded protein: MQQIISIFHQLGSLLYPWLNEIATAIIACFLVAFGAGVNRFLRRKLLGRSFVLRTFTFVMVNAFGYGLLIVTVSPLLAKNMANLPAPWLLWFVIVIFLLIGSWAQKNRQI
- a CDS encoding D-2-hydroxyacid dehydrogenase, whose translation is MRHKLLLLTSKNERYRELLASCHLPEIILLGDEPSSILEANIWLAEPALAAPLLPHANSLTWMQSTMAGVDALVKPRQRKDYQLTNVRGIFGPLMSEYLFGYLLAHQREHLKYKSQQAEKLWLPGNFKTLQGQNLLLLGTGNIAKHLAQTAKHFGMNVTGINREAKPTKGFDKVDTLANISQHLTQADAVASILPSTSRTRGALNAKLLSQMKPEAIFFNLGRGDVLDIDALYMQLVENSNQHAILDVFNQEPLPKEHPIWTLENVIITPHIAAPSFPEQVVEIFSNNYHKLLQGEQLSHAVNFARGY